A single window of Halotalea alkalilenta DNA harbors:
- a CDS encoding replication initiator protein A: MSSPSLPSGQRSQQREQLDLFRALPGDGMAPRDSQDLMAFPFFSLAKSRRTAPIDFRSGNITIRVEGTAEHGIATIWDADVLIWAASQIVEARDAGIRPSRLIHATPYEILRFIGRGTSLNDYQRLKAALDRLQSTSVATSIRETTGRRLHRFSWVNEWRELADASGTPLGIELILPDWFYAGVLDAALVLTIDPAYFRLKGGIERWLYRLVRKHGGRQEHGWQFDFRHLHRKSGSAARFSDFAYDLRVLVARQSLPGYVLGIEPMPGERLELLTFRPVPFTARG; the protein is encoded by the coding sequence ATGTCCAGCCCATCGCTGCCGTCGGGGCAGCGATCGCAGCAGCGGGAACAGCTCGACCTGTTCCGCGCGCTGCCGGGCGACGGCATGGCGCCGCGCGACAGCCAGGACTTGATGGCCTTTCCGTTCTTCTCGCTGGCGAAGTCGCGGCGCACGGCGCCGATCGACTTCCGCAGCGGGAACATCACCATCCGCGTGGAAGGCACGGCCGAGCACGGCATCGCCACGATATGGGATGCCGACGTGCTGATATGGGCCGCGTCGCAGATCGTGGAGGCGCGCGACGCAGGCATTCGCCCGTCGCGCTTGATACACGCCACGCCCTACGAAATCCTGCGCTTCATCGGGCGCGGCACGTCCCTCAACGACTACCAGCGCCTGAAAGCCGCGCTCGACCGGCTGCAATCGACCAGCGTGGCGACTTCCATCCGCGAAACCACCGGCCGGCGCCTGCATCGCTTCTCCTGGGTGAACGAATGGCGCGAGCTGGCCGACGCCAGCGGCACGCCGCTGGGCATCGAGCTGATCCTGCCGGACTGGTTCTATGCCGGCGTGCTCGATGCCGCCCTGGTGCTGACCATCGACCCGGCCTATTTCCGCTTGAAGGGCGGCATCGAACGCTGGCTGTACCGCCTGGTGCGCAAGCACGGCGGGCGGCAGGAACACGGCTGGCAATTCGACTTCCGGCATCTGCACCGCAAGTCCGGCAGCGCGGCGCGCTTCTCGGACTTCGCCTACGACCTGCGCGTGCTGGTCGCGCGTCAGTCGCTGCCCGGCTACGTCCTGGGCATCGAGCCGATGCCGGGCGAAAGGCTGGAACTGCTGACCTTCCGGCCCGTGCCGTTCACGGCACGGGGATAA
- the parA gene encoding ParA family partition ATPase — protein sequence MIFAFLNQKGGVGKTTLATHIAGELAMRGLHVILLDADPQGSSLDWTQRRSQQGLPRLFSAVGLARETLHQEAPELARRADHVIIDGPPRIAALARSALLAAERVLIPVQPSPYDLWASSEMVALIREAQVFRPALRAAFVINRRVSTTIIGREARQSLAEQPLPALRTEVRQRIVFADSVAAGRLARETAPDSAAAREIAALTDELLRWPT from the coding sequence ATGATCTTCGCGTTTCTCAACCAGAAAGGCGGTGTCGGCAAGACCACGCTCGCCACCCACATCGCTGGCGAGCTGGCGATGCGCGGTCTGCACGTCATCCTGCTGGACGCCGACCCGCAGGGTTCCTCGCTGGACTGGACGCAGCGCAGAAGCCAGCAAGGCTTGCCACGGCTGTTCAGCGCCGTGGGCCTCGCCCGCGAAACTCTGCACCAGGAAGCGCCCGAGCTGGCGCGCCGCGCCGATCACGTCATCATCGATGGCCCCCCGCGCATCGCCGCCCTGGCGCGCTCCGCGCTGCTGGCGGCCGAGCGCGTGCTGATTCCCGTGCAGCCCAGCCCGTATGACCTGTGGGCCAGCTCCGAGATGGTGGCACTGATCCGCGAGGCACAAGTCTTTCGGCCTGCGCTGCGCGCGGCCTTCGTCATCAACCGGCGCGTCAGTACCACCATCATCGGCCGAGAAGCGCGGCAATCGCTGGCTGAACAGCCGCTGCCGGCGCTGCGCACCGAGGTGCGCCAGCGCATCGTCTTCGCCGACAGCGTGGCCGCTGGCCGGCTTGCACGCGAAACCGCGCCGGACAGCGCCGCCGCACGCGAGATCGCCGCGCTTACCGATGAACTGCTGCGGTGGCCGACATGA
- a CDS encoding relaxase/mobilization nuclease and DUF3363 domain-containing protein encodes MTDRRDDDFRVRPSAPKNRGKGQGQSFVSKVLKQAGKASSGKSAVRHSAAGGSGAHAGQRPGSRLGRGHTAARFAGAKLTPMSRRVTIKTLLVNQRNASPQSLAKHLRYIERDGAGRDGEPGRAYGPQTDEADLDAFKERAADDRHHFRFIVSPEDGAELDDLRTYTRHLVNRMEADLGTRLDWVAVDHWNTDNPHTHLIVRGRDDTGKDLIIAGDYIAHGFRHRAAELATEWLGPRTELEIQQTLQREVERERWTSLDRTLQRGADEDGWVQIERFNEPRLQRQRLLLIGRLQRLQRLGLADETQPGTWAVHADTEKTLRALGERGDIIRTMQRAMSGQPRELGVFEPGDDGRTIVGRVAAKGLADELHDRGYLVIDGVDGKAHYVALNARDELANYPTGAVVEVRGSAEVRAADKNIGALASDGLYRADYHLAIEQGRAKPGGDPQEVVAAHVRRLEALRRAGIVERVAEGLWKVQDDLPERGRQYDAQRLGGVAVELKSHLPIERQTRVIGATWLDQQLIGGGRGLGDLGFGREVKNALQQRADFLAEQGLAQLRGQRVILARNLLGTLRNRELAQAAKDIAAETGLEHRPVTDGQRVAGIYRRSVMLASGRYAMLDDGMGFSLVPWRPVIEQRLGQQLAATVRGGGVSWEVGRARGPSIG; translated from the coding sequence ATGACCGACCGCCGCGACGACGATTTCCGCGTGCGTCCCAGCGCCCCGAAGAACCGGGGCAAGGGCCAGGGCCAGAGCTTCGTTTCCAAGGTGCTCAAGCAGGCTGGCAAGGCCAGCAGCGGCAAGTCGGCGGTGCGCCATTCCGCAGCCGGCGGCAGCGGCGCACACGCCGGCCAGCGCCCCGGTTCACGGCTTGGGCGCGGCCACACGGCGGCGCGTTTCGCGGGCGCGAAGCTGACGCCCATGTCGCGGCGCGTGACCATCAAGACCCTGCTGGTCAACCAGCGCAACGCCAGCCCGCAGTCGCTCGCCAAGCACCTGCGCTACATCGAGCGCGACGGCGCGGGCCGCGATGGCGAACCTGGCCGGGCCTACGGGCCGCAGACCGACGAAGCCGACCTTGATGCCTTCAAGGAGCGGGCCGCCGACGACCGGCACCATTTCCGCTTCATCGTCTCCCCGGAGGACGGCGCCGAGCTGGACGACCTGCGCACCTACACCCGGCATCTGGTGAATCGGATGGAAGCCGACCTGGGGACGCGGCTGGATTGGGTGGCGGTCGATCACTGGAACACCGACAACCCGCACACGCATTTGATCGTGCGCGGACGCGACGACACCGGCAAAGACCTCATCATCGCGGGCGACTACATCGCCCACGGCTTCCGCCATCGTGCCGCCGAACTGGCGACGGAATGGCTGGGGCCGCGTACCGAACTGGAGATCCAGCAGACCTTGCAGCGCGAAGTGGAGCGAGAGCGGTGGACGAGCCTCGACCGCACGCTGCAACGCGGGGCCGACGAGGATGGCTGGGTGCAGATCGAACGCTTCAACGAACCCCGGCTGCAACGCCAGCGCCTGCTGCTTATCGGCCGGCTGCAACGCTTGCAGCGCCTGGGCCTGGCCGACGAGACGCAGCCCGGCACCTGGGCGGTTCACGCCGATACCGAGAAGACGTTGCGCGCCTTGGGTGAGCGCGGCGACATCATCCGCACCATGCAGCGCGCCATGAGCGGCCAGCCGCGCGAGCTGGGGGTGTTCGAGCCGGGCGACGACGGCCGTACCATCGTCGGCCGCGTCGCTGCCAAGGGGCTGGCCGACGAGTTGCATGACCGCGGCTATCTGGTCATCGACGGCGTGGACGGCAAGGCCCACTACGTCGCGTTGAACGCCCGTGACGAGCTGGCGAACTATCCGACCGGCGCCGTAGTGGAGGTACGCGGTTCCGCCGAAGTTCGCGCCGCCGACAAGAACATCGGCGCGCTGGCGAGCGATGGCCTATACCGCGCCGATTATCACCTGGCGATCGAACAGGGCCGGGCCAAGCCCGGCGGCGATCCGCAGGAAGTCGTCGCGGCGCACGTCCGCCGGCTGGAAGCCCTGCGCCGGGCCGGCATCGTGGAGCGCGTGGCCGAAGGGCTATGGAAGGTGCAGGACGACCTGCCGGAACGTGGCCGCCAGTACGATGCCCAGCGCCTGGGCGGTGTGGCGGTGGAACTGAAATCGCACCTGCCCATTGAGCGGCAGACCCGCGTGATCGGCGCCACTTGGCTCGACCAGCAACTGATCGGCGGCGGCCGTGGACTGGGCGACCTAGGCTTTGGCCGCGAGGTCAAGAACGCTCTGCAACAGCGCGCCGACTTCTTGGCCGAACAGGGGCTGGCCCAACTGCGCGGTCAGCGCGTGATCCTCGCCCGGAACCTGCTGGGGACGCTGCGCAACCGGGAACTGGCGCAGGCGGCGAAGGACATTGCCGCTGAAACCGGCCTGGAACATCGCCCAGTAACGGACGGGCAGCGCGTGGCCGGCATCTACCGGCGCTCCGTCATGCTCGCCAGCGGTCGCTACGCGATGCTGGATGACGGCATGGGATTCAGCCTGGTGCCGTGGCGGCCGGTGATCGAACAGCGGCTGGGGCAGCAGCTCGCCGCAACGGTGCGCGGTGGCGGGGTATCGTGGGAGGTTGGACGAGCGCGCGGCCCATCTATCGGTTAG
- a CDS encoding LysR substrate-binding domain-containing protein, translated as MARVEANRSGELEVFVRVIELGGFSAAARACGMTPSAVSKLVARLEQRLGTRLVNRSTRQLQLTPEGCAFYERGVRILADLEEAERCASEHTAPRGRLRVNANVPFGHHFLLPLAPEFLARHPDVTLDIVLTDEVIDILEQRTDVAVRAGPLKSSNLVARKLGATRMVIVGTPDYLARHGTPATPAELLAHNRLGANYVRAQPGWPLRQGGEDIVVPVTGNAQASDGEALRRLALAGLGLARLAAFQVREDILAGRLLPVLEDCNPGDVEEVHAVYVGQGGYLPLRVRAFLDFLAEKVDVGTH; from the coding sequence ATGGCACGAGTGGAAGCCAACCGATCCGGCGAACTGGAAGTGTTCGTGCGCGTCATCGAGCTGGGCGGTTTCTCCGCCGCCGCCCGCGCCTGTGGCATGACGCCTTCGGCTGTCAGCAAGTTGGTCGCGCGCCTGGAGCAGCGCCTGGGCACACGGCTGGTGAACCGCTCCACCCGGCAACTCCAACTGACGCCCGAAGGCTGCGCGTTCTACGAACGCGGCGTGCGCATCCTGGCCGACCTGGAAGAAGCCGAGCGCTGCGCCAGCGAGCACACCGCGCCGCGCGGCCGGCTGCGGGTCAATGCCAACGTGCCTTTCGGGCATCACTTCCTGCTGCCGCTGGCCCCCGAGTTCCTGGCGCGCCATCCCGATGTGACGCTGGACATCGTGCTGACCGATGAAGTCATCGACATCCTGGAGCAGCGCACCGACGTAGCCGTGCGTGCCGGCCCGCTGAAAAGCTCGAATCTGGTAGCGCGCAAGCTCGGCGCCACGCGCATGGTGATCGTCGGCACGCCCGACTACCTGGCGCGCCATGGCACGCCGGCCACGCCGGCCGAACTGCTGGCCCACAACCGCCTGGGCGCGAACTACGTGCGGGCGCAGCCTGGCTGGCCGCTGCGACAAGGCGGCGAGGACATCGTGGTGCCCGTGACCGGCAACGCGCAGGCCAGCGATGGCGAGGCGCTGCGTCGGCTGGCCCTGGCCGGCCTGGGGTTGGCGCGCCTGGCCGCCTTCCAGGTGCGCGAGGACATCCTCGCCGGTCGATTGCTGCCGGTACTCGAAGACTGCAATCCCGGCGACGTCGAGGAAGTGCATGCCGTGTACGTCGGCCAGGGCGGCTATCTGCCGCTGCGCGTGCGTGCCTTCCTGGACTTTCTGGCCGAGAAGGTTGATGTCGGTACGCATTGA
- a CDS encoding DUF2285 domain-containing protein encodes MADPSAEHWYPTAAYLYTLHLDGPALAWEYLRRHPDYRRDWLRRRRRPEAAGRWGLRLLEDPALDARDAHPAWFPDHDAVVQLYPDADPPPDAVAFAFWRIPGQKHLIHDGKRLVLLTCWPGCCLRFALAPDLSDGMAYAYAIRACATPCVRYQALAAELDKLAIAGDALPAGMARPRPTLATLLELNTLQALDGTLAGASLRDVAEGLFGVDAVADDWYADSALRARVRRLVRRGDALMRGGYRRLAQLPPVAQGRSASPAKRP; translated from the coding sequence ATGGCTGACCCGAGCGCCGAACACTGGTATCCGACCGCCGCGTATCTCTACACGCTGCACCTCGACGGCCCCGCGCTGGCCTGGGAATACCTGCGGCGCCACCCCGACTACCGCCGCGACTGGCTGCGTCGGCGCCGCCGGCCAGAGGCCGCCGGGCGCTGGGGACTGCGCCTGCTGGAAGATCCCGCCCTGGATGCGCGCGACGCGCATCCGGCCTGGTTCCCCGATCACGATGCGGTGGTGCAGCTCTACCCGGACGCCGACCCGCCACCCGACGCGGTGGCCTTCGCGTTCTGGCGCATTCCCGGCCAGAAGCATCTGATCCACGATGGCAAGCGCCTGGTGCTGCTGACATGTTGGCCGGGCTGCTGCCTGCGCTTCGCACTGGCACCCGACCTGAGCGATGGCATGGCCTACGCCTATGCCATCCGCGCCTGCGCCACACCGTGCGTCCGCTATCAGGCACTGGCGGCCGAGCTGGACAAGCTGGCCATCGCTGGCGACGCCTTACCCGCGGGAATGGCACGGCCACGACCGACACTCGCCACATTGCTGGAGTTGAACACGCTCCAGGCGCTCGACGGCACCCTCGCGGGCGCGTCCCTGCGCGACGTGGCCGAAGGGCTGTTCGGCGTCGATGCCGTCGCCGACGACTGGTACGCCGACAGTGCCTTGCGCGCCCGCGTTCGCCGGCTGGTGCGCCGGGGCGATGCGCTGATGCGCGGCGGCTATCGTCGCCTTGCACAGCTTCCGCCCGTTGCACAGGGACGTTCTGCATCCCCTGCAAAACGTCCCTGA
- a CDS encoding DUF2840 domain-containing protein, giving the protein MNASALPAAHAATAAPAAAPPPSLSTLAGQAGSVPLTRVSLAYIEPRFKLYLRFGEPARTLRLDRWRRCAVFLPRAMFCRVRWEANDYGTIRWQLMVMQAATPLDDMQRIPGVRPGARLLLHAEGENAVRAVLERIDDIDAQGIAAIDVSPAYWRTLGNRLAARLALPEYTAERHAAWLAGRALP; this is encoded by the coding sequence ATGAACGCATCCGCCTTGCCTGCCGCTCACGCGGCGACGGCTGCACCGGCTGCTGCGCCGCCGCCTTCGCTTTCGACGCTCGCCGGCCAGGCTGGCAGCGTGCCGCTGACTCGCGTATCCCTCGCCTACATCGAACCGCGATTCAAGCTCTACCTGCGTTTCGGCGAGCCGGCGCGCACGCTGCGGCTCGACCGCTGGCGGCGCTGCGCGGTGTTCCTGCCGCGTGCAATGTTCTGCCGCGTGCGCTGGGAAGCAAACGACTACGGCACGATCCGCTGGCAACTCATGGTGATGCAAGCCGCCACGCCGCTGGACGACATGCAGCGCATCCCTGGCGTGCGGCCGGGCGCACGCCTGCTGCTGCACGCCGAAGGCGAAAACGCGGTGCGTGCCGTGCTGGAACGCATCGACGACATCGACGCGCAAGGCATCGCCGCCATCGACGTGTCGCCTGCGTACTGGCGCACGCTGGGCAACCGTCTGGCGGCCCGCCTGGCGCTGCCCGAATACACCGCCGAGCGGCACGCCGCCTGGCTGGCCGGAAGGGCGCTGCCATGA
- a CDS encoding NAD(P)H-dependent oxidoreductase yields the protein MSNPLVIVAHPDLSQSRINAKWIAALRQEPSIAVDDLYGRYPDEVIDVQAEQQRLASHERIVLQFPFHWYNCPPLLKKWLDVVLEHGWAYGHGGDALKGKQLGIAVSTWSKPEDYRKDGRYGRTMDELTSPFEVTALRVGMRYLPGFFLNGVGDIDDQQLAANALAYRAHVQQGERASR from the coding sequence GTGTCCAACCCCTTGGTGATCGTCGCCCACCCCGACCTTTCGCAGTCGCGTATCAATGCAAAGTGGATTGCCGCGCTGCGGCAGGAGCCGAGCATTGCAGTGGATGACCTGTATGGTCGCTATCCCGACGAGGTGATCGACGTGCAGGCCGAACAGCAACGGCTGGCATCGCATGAGCGCATCGTCTTGCAGTTCCCTTTCCACTGGTACAACTGCCCGCCGCTGTTGAAGAAGTGGCTGGATGTTGTCCTCGAACACGGCTGGGCCTACGGCCACGGTGGGGATGCGCTCAAGGGCAAGCAACTGGGCATCGCGGTGTCCACTTGGTCGAAGCCAGAGGACTATCGGAAGGATGGCCGCTACGGACGGACGATGGACGAGCTGACCAGCCCGTTCGAGGTCACCGCCCTGCGCGTGGGCATGCGTTATCTGCCGGGCTTTTTTCTCAATGGCGTGGGCGATATCGACGACCAGCAACTGGCTGCCAATGCCCTGGCGTATCGCGCTCATGTGCAGCAAGGCGAGAGGGCTTCCCGATGA
- a CDS encoding helix-turn-helix transcriptional regulator has product MRPAPLRPAAAAVAAPVQPQRYLTNDEAAEYLRLSPRTLEKQRVIGGGPKFRKFGRRVMYAVSDLDAWADQRSYEATSDPEYAERHAGDYRDGR; this is encoded by the coding sequence ATGCGACCCGCTCCCTTGCGGCCTGCCGCCGCTGCTGTCGCTGCGCCCGTGCAGCCCCAACGCTATCTGACCAACGACGAAGCCGCCGAGTACCTGCGGCTGTCGCCGCGCACGTTAGAGAAACAGCGCGTGATCGGCGGCGGCCCGAAGTTCCGCAAGTTCGGCCGCCGCGTCATGTACGCGGTGTCCGACCTCGATGCCTGGGCCGACCAACGCAGCTACGAGGCCACGTCCGACCCGGAATATGCCGAGCGTCACGCGGGCGACTACCGTGATGGCCGCTGA
- a CDS encoding MFS transporter, whose translation MKATPAPSGLWAAAWVVTAVFMLSNSPTPLYVHWQQQLGFSSGVLTVIFALYIAGLLGTLLIAGQLSDRYGRKLVLIPGLLAALVACLLFASATSITMLAIGRLLAGIAVGVIVSAGMAAVVDMGGAEHKRRAALLASVAMVLGAGLGPLLAGGLAQSLAQPVLPIFGIEALVLLSALGIVWWLPLRRPVASGPARLRLPTVPQANRRQVACGIATFGPGITATSFVLALGPSLLSHLLDVRSPLLAGGMACAMFLTATGVQFAVRQWPIRRIFAASATATVLSMAALVLAIHASLVPALIASALLAGAGQGLGQLGGLTLIGLHVPDSHRAQANAVLNIGGYIPAGLLPVATGFLMDAVGLASGATLFALVLTVTALVGGTWAMRQAGN comes from the coding sequence ATGAAAGCCACGCCTGCGCCATCCGGCCTTTGGGCCGCCGCCTGGGTGGTGACGGCCGTGTTCATGCTGTCCAACTCGCCCACGCCGCTGTATGTGCATTGGCAGCAGCAGCTTGGGTTCTCATCAGGCGTGCTGACGGTCATCTTCGCGCTCTACATCGCGGGTTTGCTGGGGACGCTGCTGATCGCCGGCCAGCTATCCGATCGTTACGGCCGCAAGCTCGTCCTCATTCCAGGGCTGTTGGCTGCCTTGGTGGCGTGTCTGCTGTTCGCTTCGGCCACCTCGATCACGATGCTGGCGATCGGCAGGCTCTTGGCCGGTATCGCGGTGGGCGTGATCGTCTCGGCGGGCATGGCGGCGGTGGTCGATATGGGCGGCGCCGAACACAAGCGACGGGCGGCGCTCCTGGCTTCGGTGGCGATGGTGCTGGGCGCCGGGCTTGGGCCTTTGCTGGCTGGGGGCCTTGCACAAAGCCTGGCGCAGCCGGTGCTGCCGATCTTCGGCATCGAGGCGCTGGTATTGCTCAGTGCGCTGGGCATCGTGTGGTGGCTGCCGCTGCGCCGTCCGGTCGCGTCCGGCCCCGCACGGCTGCGCCTGCCCACGGTGCCGCAGGCCAACCGCCGGCAGGTCGCCTGTGGTATTGCCACCTTCGGCCCCGGCATCACCGCCACGTCTTTTGTATTGGCGCTGGGGCCTTCGCTGCTGTCGCATCTGCTCGATGTGCGCAGCCCACTGCTGGCCGGCGGAATGGCATGTGCGATGTTCCTGACCGCCACCGGCGTGCAGTTCGCGGTGCGCCAGTGGCCGATACGGCGCATCTTCGCCGCCAGCGCTACGGCGACGGTGCTGTCGATGGCGGCATTGGTATTGGCGATTCACGCTTCCCTGGTGCCGGCGTTAATCGCATCAGCGCTGCTCGCCGGCGCCGGCCAAGGGCTGGGCCAATTGGGTGGATTGACCCTGATCGGCCTGCATGTCCCGGACAGCCATCGCGCCCAGGCCAATGCTGTGCTCAACATCGGTGGCTACATTCCGGCCGGCTTGCTGCCGGTCGCGACGGGCTTCCTGATGGATGCGGTGGGATTGGCGTCGGGGGCCACGCTGTTCGCGCTGGTGCTGACGGTCACCGCGCTTGTCGGCGGCACCTGGGCCATGCGGCAAGCAGGCAACTGA
- a CDS encoding metal-dependent hydrolase: MDSLTQIALGSTVAALAVPARHRRAALLVGALLGTLPDLDTLPLMLIDDPVTRMTWHRAPSHSLLVLPFVGWLIWAVLRWRWLPVQQAPQRWMWATQLALLTHPLLDSFTAYGTQLIWPLPIGPMSLSSMFIVDPGYTVPLLLGVLLAAWVGARRVGAACLLVGLLLSSGYLGWSLLAKGMVERDAVAALSVTGQQHAPRFSIPMPLTTLVWRIVVMTPDGYLVGERSLLAGREPMQFHAYVSDTEALAAVRNLPVVERLTWFNGGYMRARVDDDRRLVLSDLRMGQEPGYLFNFVVAERTGDQWGAVSPPQQLPSEMDLRSTLSGLWTRLWNKPVR; encoded by the coding sequence ATGGATTCACTGACCCAGATCGCTCTTGGAAGCACCGTCGCGGCGCTTGCCGTACCTGCCAGACATCGACGGGCAGCATTGCTGGTCGGAGCGTTGCTGGGAACGCTGCCAGACCTCGATACGCTGCCGCTGATGCTGATCGACGATCCGGTCACGCGCATGACCTGGCACCGCGCGCCCTCCCACTCGCTGCTGGTGCTGCCGTTCGTGGGATGGTTGATCTGGGCCGTGCTGCGGTGGCGCTGGCTTCCCGTGCAGCAAGCGCCGCAACGCTGGATGTGGGCGACCCAACTGGCTTTGTTGACGCACCCGCTGCTGGACAGCTTCACCGCTTACGGCACGCAGTTGATATGGCCGTTGCCCATTGGCCCGATGTCACTGTCGAGCATGTTCATCGTCGATCCCGGCTATACCGTGCCGCTGCTCCTTGGCGTGCTGCTTGCCGCTTGGGTCGGCGCGCGGCGGGTCGGTGCCGCCTGCCTGCTGGTCGGCCTGCTGTTGAGTTCGGGCTACCTTGGATGGTCGCTGCTCGCAAAGGGCATGGTCGAACGGGACGCCGTTGCGGCCTTGTCCGTTACAGGCCAGCAGCATGCACCGCGATTCTCGATACCGATGCCGCTCACGACGCTGGTGTGGCGCATCGTTGTGATGACGCCTGATGGTTATCTGGTCGGTGAACGGTCGCTATTGGCCGGCCGTGAACCGATGCAGTTTCACGCCTATGTCTCCGACACCGAAGCACTGGCCGCAGTGCGGAACTTGCCGGTGGTCGAGCGTCTGACATGGTTCAATGGTGGATATATGCGTGCAAGGGTGGATGATGATCGTCGCCTAGTGTTGTCTGACCTTCGCATGGGACAAGAGCCGGGCTACCTTTTCAACTTCGTGGTCGCGGAACGCACTGGGGATCAGTGGGGCGCAGTCTCGCCGCCACAGCAATTGCCCTCCGAAATGGATCTCCGAAGTACCCTGTCAGGACTCTGGACACGACTGTGGAACAAACCTGTTCGATAA
- a CDS encoding S26 family signal peptidase: MTTQSNTTCTHEAAPHPRSRLRVRIVLAGFAAVGLAALAWAAFVSPLPRLTYNPSDSVAVGWYRIEPFDPRTASLPRPLSVDSIVLVPLPDRAAMLAAQRGYLPTRVPLLKRVGAVASQEVCIAGGIVHIDGAPAATVLPADRLGRPLPSWRQCRRLEPGELFLLSVTNPASFDSRYFGPVSASAVIGVAHPVWLETRP; the protein is encoded by the coding sequence ATGACGACCCAATCCAACACCACATGCACGCACGAAGCCGCGCCGCATCCTCGCTCGCGCCTGCGCGTTCGCATCGTGCTGGCGGGCTTCGCCGCCGTCGGCCTCGCTGCGCTGGCCTGGGCGGCTTTCGTGTCGCCGCTGCCGCGTCTGACCTACAACCCGTCCGACAGCGTGGCGGTCGGCTGGTATCGCATCGAACCGTTCGACCCGCGCACCGCCTCGCTGCCACGTCCGCTGTCCGTGGACAGCATCGTGCTGGTGCCGCTGCCCGACAGGGCCGCCATGCTGGCTGCGCAGCGCGGCTACCTGCCGACCCGCGTTCCGCTGCTCAAACGTGTGGGCGCGGTCGCGTCGCAGGAAGTGTGCATCGCTGGCGGCATCGTCCACATCGACGGCGCGCCTGCGGCCACCGTGCTGCCTGCCGATCGGCTGGGCCGCCCGCTGCCATCCTGGCGGCAATGCCGCCGCCTCGAACCTGGCGAACTGTTCCTGTTGAGCGTGACCAATCCGGCGTCGTTCGACAGCCGCTATTTCGGGCCGGTCAGCGCATCCGCCGTGATCGGCGTCGCGCATCCGGTCTGGCTGGAGACACGCCCATGA
- a CDS encoding ArsR/SmtB family transcription factor has translation MSTVRKTESVAVGGEPADLPDPLPEPAIADLRLEAILGALADPLRLTIVRKLMLEAQAYDHPCGWFGFDRPKSSLTHHFKALREAGVIRQRQYGLERRSRLRSEDLEARFPGLLALVANWRPPSGKKQG, from the coding sequence ATGAGCACCGTCAGAAAAACCGAATCGGTTGCGGTTGGCGGCGAACCCGCTGACCTGCCAGACCCGTTGCCGGAACCGGCTATCGCAGACCTGCGCCTTGAGGCCATCCTGGGCGCACTGGCTGATCCCCTGCGCCTGACCATCGTGCGCAAGCTGATGCTGGAAGCGCAGGCATACGATCATCCATGCGGTTGGTTCGGGTTCGACCGCCCCAAGTCGTCGCTGACTCACCACTTCAAGGCGCTGCGCGAGGCGGGGGTGATCCGCCAGCGGCAGTATGGGCTGGAGCGGCGCAGTCGGCTGCGCAGCGAAGACCTCGAAGCGCGCTTTCCGGGATTGCTTGCCCTCGTCGCCAATTGGCGACCGCCATCTGGCAAGAAGCAAGGTTAG
- a CDS encoding helix-turn-helix domain-containing protein — translation MAAKNSLATAIRTVRKARGLSQEAFSDVSSRTYLSLLERDLKSPTMHKLTELCEVMDVHPLTLLTLAYAGDSTRKADQLLAQVRQELEAVLKERDTP, via the coding sequence GTGGCGGCGAAAAACTCTTTGGCGACGGCAATACGGACGGTCAGGAAAGCGCGCGGCTTGAGCCAGGAAGCGTTCTCCGACGTGTCCAGCCGTACCTATCTGAGTTTGCTGGAGCGCGACCTGAAAAGCCCGACCATGCACAAGCTGACCGAGCTGTGCGAGGTCATGGACGTGCATCCGCTCACGTTGCTGACGCTGGCCTATGCCGGCGACAGCACGCGCAAGGCCGATCAGCTTCTGGCGCAGGTGCGCCAGGAGCTTGAGGCGGTGTTGAAGGAACGCGACACGCCGTAG
- a CDS encoding DUF2958 domain-containing protein, with product MTQPLVTAEQRAQLLAVGAARAADRGIDPMPTVRLFTPDAHATWLLAALDPADGDTAWGLIDLGIGMPGLGHVKLSDLASIVGPHKQPVMRDRYFQPVRQLSEYLRLAEENGSITD from the coding sequence ATGACCCAGCCGCTCGTCACCGCTGAACAGCGGGCGCAACTGCTCGCCGTCGGCGCGGCACGCGCCGCTGATCGGGGCATCGACCCGATGCCGACGGTGCGACTGTTCACCCCTGACGCGCACGCCACCTGGCTGCTGGCCGCGCTCGACCCGGCTGATGGCGATACGGCATGGGGGCTGATCGACCTGGGAATAGGCATGCCCGGTCTGGGCCATGTGAAGCTGTCCGATCTGGCGTCCATCGTCGGGCCGCATAAGCAACCTGTGATGCGCGATCGCTACTTCCAGCCCGTGCGGCAGCTGTCGGAGTACCTGCGGCTGGCCGAGGAAAACGGCTCGATCACCGACTGA